A DNA window from Pseudomonas sp. GD03919 contains the following coding sequences:
- a CDS encoding glutamine synthetase family protein, which produces MSVPPRAVQLNEANAFLKEHPEVQFVDLLIADMNGVVRGKRIDRNALHKVYEKGINLPASLFALDINGSTVESTGLGLDIGDADRICFPIPNTLCNEPWQKRPTAQLLMTMHELDGTPFFADPREVLRQVVQKFDELGLRICAAFELEFYLIDQENVNGRPQPPRSPISGKRPHSTQVYLIDDLDEYVDCLQDMLEAAKEQGIPADAIVKESAPAQFEVNLHHVEDAIKACDYALLLKRLIKNIAYDHEMDSTFMAKPYPGQAGNGLHVHISLLDKKTGKNIFAADDPLQNSSLRHAVGGILDTMAASMAFLCPNVNSYRRFGAQFYVPNAPSWALDNRTVAVRIPTGSPDAVRIEHRVAGADANPYLMLASILAGIHHGLTNQIEPGEPIEGNAYEQLEPSLPNNLRDALRELDDSEVMNKYIGSKYIDIFVACKEAELQEFETTISDLEYNWYLHTV; this is translated from the coding sequence ATGTCGGTACCCCCGCGTGCCGTTCAGCTCAATGAAGCGAACGCATTCCTCAAGGAACATCCCGAGGTCCAGTTCGTCGACCTTCTTATTGCAGATATGAATGGTGTGGTGCGCGGCAAGCGCATCGACCGCAATGCCCTGCACAAGGTGTACGAGAAAGGCATCAACCTGCCGGCCTCGCTCTTTGCCCTGGACATCAACGGCTCCACCGTCGAAAGCACCGGCCTCGGCCTGGACATCGGCGACGCCGACCGTATCTGCTTCCCCATCCCCAATACCCTGTGCAACGAACCCTGGCAGAAGCGCCCGACCGCGCAACTGTTGATGACCATGCACGAGCTGGACGGCACGCCTTTCTTCGCCGACCCGCGCGAGGTATTGCGCCAGGTGGTGCAGAAGTTCGACGAACTGGGCCTGCGTATCTGCGCAGCCTTCGAACTGGAGTTCTACCTGATCGACCAGGAGAACGTGAACGGCCGCCCGCAGCCGCCGCGCTCGCCGATCTCCGGCAAGCGCCCGCACTCCACCCAGGTCTATCTGATCGACGACCTCGACGAGTACGTCGACTGCCTGCAGGACATGCTCGAAGCCGCCAAGGAACAGGGCATCCCGGCCGATGCCATCGTCAAGGAAAGCGCCCCGGCACAGTTCGAGGTCAACCTGCATCACGTCGAAGACGCCATCAAGGCCTGCGACTATGCGCTGCTGCTCAAGCGTCTGATCAAGAACATCGCCTACGACCATGAGATGGATTCCACCTTCATGGCCAAGCCCTACCCGGGCCAGGCGGGCAACGGTCTGCACGTGCACATCTCGCTGCTGGACAAGAAGACCGGCAAGAACATCTTCGCCGCCGACGATCCGCTGCAGAACAGCTCGCTGCGCCATGCCGTGGGCGGCATCCTCGATACCATGGCCGCGTCGATGGCCTTCCTCTGCCCCAACGTCAACTCCTACCGCCGCTTCGGCGCACAGTTCTACGTGCCCAACGCACCGAGCTGGGCACTGGACAACCGCACCGTGGCCGTTCGCATCCCCACCGGCAGTCCGGATGCCGTACGCATCGAACATCGCGTGGCCGGCGCCGATGCCAACCCCTACCTGATGCTGGCGTCGATCCTTGCCGGTATTCACCATGGCCTGACCAACCAGATCGAACCGGGCGAGCCGATCGAGGGCAACGCCTACGAACAGCTCGAGCCTAGCCTGCCGAACAACCTGCGCGATGCCCTGCGCGAGCTGGACGACAGCGAGGTGATGAACAAGTACATCGGCTCGAAGTACATCGACATCTTCGTCGCCTGCAAGGAAGCCGAGCTGCAGGAGTTCGAGACCACCATCTCCGACCTCGAATACAACTGGTACCTGCATACCGTGTAA